A genome region from Methanomassiliicoccales archaeon includes the following:
- the truA gene encoding tRNA pseudouridine(38-40) synthase TruA produces the protein MVWRAAVKTAYDGRLFAGSQRQPDLPTVEGEIIKALKEINAIENEKSARFKAASRTDRGVSALGNVFAFDTDFRKSELLQALNSVAENLYFYAVAEAPIDFSPRRAKSRWYRYWLLNSDIDIDRLVKCAALFEGKHDFRQFCRYDGRSTIRIIDKITSSEYGSYVAIDFVARDFLWNMVRKIVSSMVMVASGKASIEEVKRALEGEPIDFGIAPAENLILMDVSYDIAFQVGRPITLVRKITQGKTDAFLKSHFFDRLDKIIGVSFHDNNSGLSKFPF, from the coding sequence GTGGTCTGGAGAGCGGCTGTTAAAACGGCTTACGACGGTAGACTTTTCGCTGGCTCTCAGAGACAACCAGATCTACCGACTGTTGAAGGAGAAATCATCAAGGCGTTGAAGGAAATCAATGCGATCGAGAATGAAAAATCTGCGCGATTCAAAGCGGCGAGCAGGACGGATCGGGGTGTGAGTGCTCTCGGCAACGTGTTCGCCTTTGATACGGATTTTCGGAAGAGTGAACTTCTTCAGGCCTTGAATTCTGTCGCGGAGAATCTTTATTTCTACGCGGTCGCCGAAGCACCGATCGACTTCTCTCCAAGACGCGCTAAATCACGCTGGTATCGCTACTGGTTATTGAATTCTGATATCGACATCGATCGCCTGGTGAAGTGCGCAGCACTCTTCGAGGGAAAGCACGATTTCCGGCAATTCTGCAGATATGATGGTCGATCAACGATAAGGATCATTGATAAGATCACTTCTAGTGAATATGGGAGTTACGTCGCAATCGACTTCGTCGCAAGAGATTTCTTGTGGAACATGGTGAGGAAGATCGTCTCATCTATGGTGATGGTCGCATCGGGAAAGGCGTCGATCGAAGAGGTCAAGAGAGCATTAGAAGGTGAGCCTATCGATTTCGGCATAGCTCCAGCGGAGAATTTGATTTTAATGGACGTCTCGTATGACATCGCATTTCAGGTCGGGCGTCCGATAACACTCGTTCGCAAAATCACACAAGGAAAAACTGATGCCTTTTTAAAATCCCACTTTTTCGATCGCTTAGACAAAATTATTGGAGTGTCTTTTCACGACAATAATTCAGGTCTTTCGAAATTCCCTTTTTGA
- the ftsZ gene encoding cell division protein FtsZ, with protein MSWEYVEDEDIGEDLKRLKILVMGCGGGGCNSINRLSDLGLRGAETVAVNTDRRHLARIKADKRLLIGASLTKGFGAGGDPELGRVCAENAFEPLNEILCGADLTFVIAGLGGGTGTGAAPVVADLAKRNGSLVFSIATMPFECEGRRVDIATRGLWRLEEFSDTVLVLDNNRLLEMVPHLPVDQAFGVMDQLISEIVKGIIEAITEPSLINIDFSDLRAIFKQRGISTVLYGENSDPDSVVKDALSNPFLDLDFTGATGALIHITGGNNLTLKRVTRVVEGITAFLDPQANVILGARVDDDYEGVIRVIAIITGIEEVEGSDDLETVGGHLMTAY; from the coding sequence GTGAGTTGGGAATATGTAGAAGACGAGGACATTGGAGAAGATCTCAAACGACTGAAGATCCTCGTGATGGGATGTGGCGGAGGGGGCTGCAACTCCATCAATAGGTTGAGTGATCTGGGCCTAAGGGGAGCCGAGACAGTCGCAGTCAACACCGATCGGCGACATCTGGCAAGAATCAAAGCTGACAAAAGGCTTTTGATCGGAGCTAGTCTAACAAAGGGTTTCGGTGCAGGCGGTGATCCTGAACTCGGTAGGGTTTGTGCCGAAAACGCGTTTGAACCACTCAACGAAATCCTCTGTGGAGCGGATCTCACATTTGTGATCGCAGGGCTCGGTGGCGGGACTGGTACTGGTGCAGCTCCTGTCGTCGCAGACCTGGCAAAAAGAAATGGATCCCTTGTTTTTTCAATCGCGACAATGCCGTTTGAATGCGAAGGAAGGCGTGTTGACATAGCGACAAGGGGTTTGTGGCGATTAGAAGAATTCTCTGACACTGTCCTTGTACTCGACAACAATAGACTCCTTGAAATGGTGCCACATCTACCAGTCGACCAGGCATTTGGTGTCATGGACCAACTTATCTCAGAGATCGTCAAGGGCATCATTGAGGCGATCACTGAACCTTCATTGATCAACATAGATTTCTCCGATCTGAGGGCTATATTCAAGCAAAGGGGAATCTCGACCGTCCTATACGGTGAGAACTCGGATCCAGACTCAGTCGTCAAGGACGCACTCAGCAATCCATTTCTCGACCTCGATTTTACTGGAGCAACTGGTGCCTTAATTCATATCACTGGCGGAAATAACCTGACTTTGAAAAGAGTTACGCGTGTCGTTGAGGGGATAACAGCGTTTCTCGACCCACAGGCGAATGTCATTCTCGGCGCCAGGGTAGACGACGACTATGAGGGTGTCATTAGGGTCATTGCTATCATTACGGGAATCGAAGAGGTCGAAGGATCGGACGACTTGGAGACAGTCGGTGGGCATCTGATGACTGCGTACTAA
- a CDS encoding RNA methyltransferase, giving the protein MPQFRVVLVNPKNDGNIGAIARAMGNFDFDDLYLVSPCQITEEAYKRAKHAVNVLENAKVVETLEDALRDCSLVAGTSGVTTPSEKNFMRIPMTPREFAEKTKTSEGRIAILFGREDYGLSQEELMRCDILVHIPASPQYPVLNISHAAAIIFYELFLIGARSFAPTEASEIEKEKLHEFFSDLLDAIGYPQFRKERTQVMFRRLMGRAVPTRWEFYTLMGVIGDAAKKIRSKESDDNEEGN; this is encoded by the coding sequence ATGCCACAATTCAGAGTGGTCCTGGTCAATCCGAAGAACGACGGGAACATAGGGGCGATTGCCAGAGCAATGGGTAATTTCGATTTCGATGACCTCTATCTAGTGAGTCCATGCCAGATCACTGAAGAAGCATATAAGAGGGCGAAACACGCCGTTAACGTTCTAGAAAATGCAAAGGTCGTTGAGACGCTTGAAGATGCCCTCAGGGATTGTTCACTGGTCGCTGGTACGAGCGGTGTTACGACGCCGAGTGAAAAGAATTTCATGAGAATCCCGATGACACCAAGAGAATTTGCTGAAAAGACGAAAACGAGCGAGGGGCGAATCGCCATACTTTTCGGAAGGGAAGATTATGGGCTTTCCCAAGAGGAGTTGATGAGATGCGACATCCTCGTTCATATCCCAGCAAGTCCGCAATACCCCGTCCTTAATATTTCTCACGCGGCAGCTATCATATTTTATGAATTGTTTCTTATCGGAGCTAGATCCTTCGCGCCAACTGAGGCTAGTGAGATTGAAAAGGAGAAATTACATGAATTCTTTTCAGATCTCCTCGATGCAATCGGTTACCCTCAATTTAGGAAAGAGCGGACGCAGGTCATGTTCCGCCGCTTGATGGGAAGGGCTGTGCCGACCAGGTGGGAGTTCTACACGCTGATGGGCGTGATTGGAGACGCGGCCAAGAAGATCCGTTCAAAGGAATCCGATGATAATGAGGAAGGAAACTAG
- a CDS encoding adenylate kinase family protein, with amino-acid sequence MAVAVTGTPGTGKSSAGAILRSKGFEVIEIGDLAKGEDIICGFDAERDTFEVDLSRLDEVLRRKIQRENVVFIIGHLSHLIDPDLIDMIIVLRCRPSTLGMRLRGLGWSEPKVRENMEAEACDVILIESLERSNEVYEIDTTSRSPEEVAACILEILAGEREKYAYGNIDWSEEVLNWF; translated from the coding sequence GTGGCCGTAGCAGTTACTGGTACGCCAGGGACGGGCAAGAGCTCCGCTGGTGCAATTCTCAGGTCAAAGGGGTTTGAAGTCATCGAAATCGGCGATCTTGCAAAAGGAGAGGACATCATTTGCGGGTTTGATGCGGAAAGGGATACGTTTGAAGTCGATCTCTCAAGGCTCGATGAAGTGTTAAGGAGAAAGATCCAGAGGGAGAATGTCGTATTTATCATTGGACATCTCTCTCACCTGATTGACCCAGATCTCATTGATATGATCATCGTGCTCAGATGTCGCCCCTCTACTCTTGGTATGAGGTTGAGAGGTCTTGGCTGGAGCGAACCCAAGGTGAGGGAGAACATGGAGGCTGAGGCGTGCGACGTCATTCTTATCGAATCTCTTGAACGATCAAACGAGGTGTACGAGATCGACACAACATCGCGATCACCTGAGGAGGTTGCGGCCTGCATTTTGGAAATTTTGGCTGGAGAAAGAGAAAAGTACGCATATGGGAATATCGATTGGAGCGAGGAGGTTCTAAACTGGTTCTAG